The following DNA comes from Syngnathoides biaculeatus isolate LvHL_M chromosome 18, ASM1980259v1, whole genome shotgun sequence.
CATTAACAGGCTGAAAAGAAATTTTAAGAATGGCATTTTcaacaaatgagcaaaaatgcaTTTCTGTTGCACATGATTAAAGTGTGGCAAACTGATGtcattttactttcttttcctcAAAATATTCACGCATAGGGTGTGTGATTTTAACAGTAACTATTGCACTTGTCCGAATGAAGAAAATTTCAAggactttttttaatgtgcacactgaaaaaaaaccatTGAATTCAATCTCGTACATAACCTACACACTATTAAAATCTGGCAAACTGATTAGGGTTATTTTCCCCTCTTCTCCTcaaaaataatgttatatgaCCCATTTCTGATCATGTGCAACAAATATATGTTCAAATTAagtcagcaccccccccccccccccaaaagactATGTAAGAGCATGATCACGTTCTAGTCATATAAATCCTTCGGTCaatatgaaaaaatggaaaaaaaaaatgttttccaattaACCGTGATTAGCGGCATTCACGAATAGAGCATCCATCCACCTCCCCCTCCGCCCCAACGCACCCACACCCTGAGCGCTATTCATTAACTCTACGgtgtcactttttgttttgtcctgCGGATGCTGTGCAGCATGACCGGCCGTCGTAAGGAGGAGCGCAGAGAGAGCCTGCCCTGCGGGGACCTGAGCGCAGACAGCGAGGCTGAGGCTTCTAGGCGGTCCTCCTTCCTCAGGATGGTCAGCCTTGGCAAGCTGAAGAGGGAATCCATGTCCGACAAGGCCTCACAGGAgacagaggaggaagaagaggaagaggagccaGCGGTTAAAACAAGAGAGCCCCTCTCAGGTAGTCAACTAGAAAGCATTCCAATGCCCCTGACCTTAGGTGACACTCTGATACCATAATGAATAtcttttgttttggagaagtatGTTCTGCTTGGCCGAGCTCCAGCACGTAGAGCGCCGTTTCAGTCTCTAGCCCCCAAAGAACGTTCATGGAGGTGCGATATTTGGaaattcaaaatgacaaaattcttGGGAGAAATCGCAGGGTCCTCCTCCCTGCATTTTTACTTTGTACCGTGTCCTGGAAATGGCCAGCGGCTAAAGTTCCCCTTAATTCTGAGTCAATGTGTTCAATCAACAGACTGTCGGATCAGGAAATTACTACACTTCCTCATATCCTAGGGTCCGCTACATAGAAGTGTAACCTCACTTCTGAAAACTAACTCCACAGGGAACGATGTTTGTCATGGAAAAGTGTGCAAAAATAGACCAGACTCGGTATCCCCAAACCAGGGTTAGTTGTCAGTGGTTGTGTTGTAATTCATGTGGCCTTACAATAAAGTGTCAATTTTTAGCGTGAAGAGCTTTGTGACTCATGTACGTGACCTTcgtttgactggcaaccaattcaagatTCAGGTTACCTTTAGCCTTGACTTGACTGCGGTAcgctgaagctttttttgtGACCAGAAGCAGAATTGGTGGTGTAGAAACCAGAAGACTGAATTGATGACAGAGTACACgtatcctttttttattttcagatgggttttatttttgggtgaatGACTGGAACTAATTTGGTCTTTGCTCTGGTGTCAACAGTACTGGAGATTCTACAGTTagtcaaccatcgagacctgCTCCTAGCTGACACACATATTCAGGAACTGGAGCGAGAGTGTGAACTGCTGTCTCTCCTGCCACCTCCAACCAGTCCCATCCTCAGTCCTCCTTTTAGTTCCTCCAGCCCTCCTGGCATAATTCCTCTATCATGTTCATCCTTGGATGACTCACTCAGTTCCAACGCAACTCTGGATTCAAGCCGTCGGAAAGAGAAGGACGTAGAACTCCTTTACGAGGCCTTGATGAGGGAGATGTGGGATGTTGTGCGTGAGTCTCTCCGTCAGCCTAGCGCTGGGCCCAATCTTGGGCTTGTGGTACTGGTTATTCAACAGGAGGAGCACGCTGATGTGACCTGGGCTCTCAGAGAGGAGAGCAAGCCTGAGCGAGATCTGGATGTGGTTCCCCAAATCCAACAAAACCACCGTCCCCGGCGGATGAAGATGAAGTGGAGGGAAGCTGTGGCGGAGGCTGCTGACTGGAGCTTGCCTCACCCGGTGGACACTCAGGCTGGCCAGCTGGCATCATACCTTGAGGGCCTGAGGAGTCGGATGGTCGATGATCTGGATGCAGCAAAGAGGAATGCTGTGTCTATTTACCCGGAGGAGTTTTTTGCATTCCAAGTGTATGTGGAAAGTTATCATCAAGCTGTGGCTAAGCGTATGAGAACCCTTACCGTTGATCCACTGCAGATTACTGATGTCTATTCACTTTTGGACTGGTTCTACAATATTTACAACCGGTATAGTACCAACATATTGTGCTTagtcattgtatttatttatttaatgatgATATACTGCACATTTCTCTTTCCAAGTGATGTTCTGGGAACCATTGGCACTGCAACACCCATCAACTATGCCGCTCTGGAACCGATTCTGCCTCAAGAGACAGTGGACCAACTTGAAACGGAGTGCCTTGATATTGTCAAAGTaagaaaatattgatttgacAGTCCCCTAGAAAATGTACCAAGTAGGGCTTAGACTTGCCCTCTAAAACCCGATTTGTTAATTGTGTTGACAGTAAAAAGATAAtttctgaatcagaatcaaatgGTTACTCCTGCTGCTATTCCGAATTAAAGAGAAGTCGTAGTAAAACatcttttccattattttaaaaCTATTGAACCAGAGAAAGTACATTGGCACATTTTGGCTGAGGTGTGTCCCTCTGGAAAAGTATTTCATTGTAgtttaaaatgatttactttAACTATGATCCTTCGCCATACAATTGGTAGGACCCAGACTGGTTTTCCACTTGTCTTCTGTGCCATGaatgaatcaaaaaaaaaaaaccctggctGGGATGAGCTGCCTTCCTTCTatgcagctagctagctagccggCTAATTCTGCCACACGGTGTTGGATCATGCACAACTTTCTCACAATCATTCTGCCGCTGTCATTGTCGGCCTTAAACATCTGCGCAGCTCCTTGTGCTTGGCTAACGGACACCAGATCATAATATCATTGGAGGGTTATGGCTATTTGCATCCATAATCCATGATCAACTGAAAGAACAAACTATTGTGTAACTGTGCACATGTACAGAAACTATtcaggaagttaaaaaaaaaaaaaggctaaaaatcatgaaatagtttggattttccaaagtaaaatgtGATACTGCAACAGTTTCCTAAGTAAGTACATATCGTATTATCCTAAGCTTCGTTGTAATTCGAGTCTGAAGATGATCACTTTTCCACCTCAATTCAAAGCTCACTTTGATTCACCACCTATTTGTGAACAGACCGAGCAAAAACAGACTCGCAGTCAAATTTGTTCTTTGATTTGCAGGAGAATGTGAAAAAAGAGCTAACTCAGATTCTGGATGATGAAGAGAGGCGATGGGCCCATACTCTCCACATAGAGGAGTATCAGTCCCACCTAGCGAGCTCGGTCattcaggtatttttttttttttttttttttttgggagggagttGAACACATGATATAACTCTGACAGCTATATAAACAGTTATTTATTTCTCAATTCCAGAGGCTGAAAGTAGATCTTGACAAATCTACATCTGTAAACCAGTTCCTTGGGGCAAGAGTGGCTCGTTTCAGTCTGATCGGTTTGGCTGACTTTCTTTATAGGTAAGTTATAAAACGACACTGGGAAATCATAAGCGAGCATGCTTAATATTATTGCAAAGTTTAGCGAGTGTATAAAAACAAGTGAACTAAGTACCTTAGCCATGAGCTCAAATGTACACCATACACGTAACTGTATATAAGGCAGTTGAATTTTGATTTCACCCAATCAATCAGTTGAGAAGGGAAATAAAAACCATGAAATACTTTGTTATTAGATGAATTATATGATACttatcatattattattaaaaagaaaaagataatgAAGGCTACCTGGTCGACCAGTGGTTAGCAGGTCAACCTCACCAGCTCtgaggtttattttattttgccccATGCTTGctttgcatggttttttttttgtgtgtttttttttttttttttttgctaaataatgcaagtttcctaccacattctAAAATTATATGttaaatgataataatgatTGATAACaatgaatttattcatttacaaagacttgtgagtgtgaatggttgtttttccaTATGTGCCCACTCCATGATATCGATTACCAATAATGAAAAATTATACTGGgactggagtaaaaaaaaaaatatatatatatatatatatatataatttcaatATCCCCACACCTTAACTTCAGAGATGGAGTAAAATTTTTTGCTGTTTGTATTCAAATTCGAAGACATGCCTGAACCATTAAAATCACACAATGTGGGGGTTAAacaatttttgacaaaaatatccCACAAGTCGCACAAAAAACTTGGGGAGGATACATAATTATCATTCGTAATCTCGTGCAGAACAAGCAAAAATTTTTTGAGCGTCTATCATATCAGCATTTAAATGTAAgcatttaaattgtgtttttattcagtcagtaaatgttttattgtggCGCCTGTTTGACTAAAACAGATTATTTCCATTTAATTGATTCCTATTGAAAAAAGTCAACAAGCGTCACTGAAAAGACTGCAAAATGGCTACTGCTGAGCATCACAACTAATTCGTCAAAGAAaatttttttatacagtttCCAGAGAAAAGTGGAGATGTTTCATGAGACCCAGGCAGAGTTTGGGGATCGAGGAGATGGATATGTTTCCAGGACCATAGCTCTAGTCAACAGCTGCCCTCCTCTCAGGTAAaacataacctttttttttttttttttttttccaattccgACTTTACTCTTTTCTTTTAGGCTGGATTTCAGTAAACCTGTCAAATCTGTATTTTCATGCCATCTATGAACATGCTAGATCCTTTGTGGAGCGCTGCAGGCAGTGTGACCCACAGGCCAGTGAGGACTCGGCGAAGAGAGCCAACTCCTCCCTTGACAGGATCATCAACCAGTCTGTGAGGGTGCTGGCTGACAGGCTGTTTGAGCACATTCGGGTGAGCAAATCTTCAGCCAGGTCTTTAGACAAAGCACCGATGACTGTCAGCTGCTACAGCCAAGATTGTGACATTGTGACACTGGACTTTTAACAGTTAGAGGATTAAGAAAGTTCAAATGACATGGGTGGCAAAAGATATCATCAAATATACCATCATTGTTGGGGTTACTATGGAAGAAAAATATCCAAGATCCAAATGTAATCtgattaaaaagcaaaaacaaattgaCTGTATATGAGAGTGTGATTGGTTGCCAGCAAACTACTGAAACAGTCAGAACGAAGGTCTTCATCAGATGCAATATTATTGCTCATATTTTAACCATTTGTCGCTCCTTTGTCATTTCCAGccattttttgacaaaatgataAAGAGAAAATGGTTGAACCACACGGACCCATTTGAGGCCATTGAAGCCAGCATTAAACAACACTTCAAAAAGTTCAGAAGGATGGATCCGCCACCCTATCTGGTATGTGTGAACACCAACATTCTGTGCTTTTAGTGATTAACTGAAGGTCAAACCAGACAAAATTCTTGGATTTTTCTAATGACACAGACGCTGGTGAGTGAGGTACACCGTCGGGTGTTGGTGGAGTATGTCCGAGCCATCATGCGGGGACGGCTCATTTGCACTTCTTCCAAGATGAGAAAAAGGATGGCCTTCCGCTTGCAAGACGAGGCTAAACAGCTTAAAGGACTCTTTAAGGATTTGGTGAGTCTCTACTTCATACAAAAATTAGACATTCTCAGGTAATGGAGAGTTAAATGACAAGATACAACTGCCTTACTCACGAAGGGAAAGCCAGAAATACTACATATCCACCCCACACAGTTTAATTTGATACTCATGAAAGCACATCAATTCTCAACTTTGGCCtaaaagttaacattttttttcatgaatttataacattttgttgtcaaaaaCGTCATTTACAAGACAATTTCAGTTTAGCCGCAAGTTCCAGTAGAATGCCCTCTGAGAACGTTATAAACATTCCCCCAATGAGGTGTCAGAGATATTcatctatcctttttttttttttagccgcttatcctcacaagggtcacgggagtgtcaGAGATACTCTCTTCCACAAATAcagaaaacagaacaaaaagttACAAATTATGTTATTGGCATCATGAGGGAGATGTAGGGTCTCAATGAAAATGACCAACGTTTCTGTGTTGCGCTCATAAATGGACGAGACATTGACAAGAATTACGACACCCCTACCGAAGTTAGCATAAGTATCAGTTACAAGTAATAACTTGGTCCAAGGAAATGTAAAGGTATTGCATACCTGTCTTTATAAGTGACAAATTTGAATATTGCGGtgacatatactgtaatttcccatgtgtgcattatacataggtataggggaaaatgaaaaaaaaccctcaacattttataaatgtattccACCATCTacaggttatgaaaaagctgtacCCTTTTATTCCAATATGCCACCACCGCATCGAGATTTAAGAGGACAGTGCCCACTTTCATTCTAGTATGCCACCTAAAGGTTGTAAAAAAACTGTAGCTTACACTTTCATTCCGATGTGACAGGGGGACATATGACTTCATATATGTACAATTGTGCTCCGAAGTTTATATATCCAGGCAGAATTTgcgatatatactgtatatacattttctgagctacttatcctcacaagggttgcaggagtgctggagccaatcccagctgtcattgggtcggaggcagggtacaccctgaactggctgccagccaatagcGCTCACGATCGTATCTATGAGTAAATTAGAGTCTCCactgaatgcatatttttgggatgtgggaggaagccgtagtacccggagaaaacccacaaagccacggggagaacatgcaaactccagacaagaAGAGCCAGGTtgtgaaccctggtcctcagaactgtggggccaacccTCTTCAGCTGCGCCACAGagccacgcgcacacacacacacacacatatatatatatctatattaatATAACTGATGATGATTTCTTTATGCTGTGTTTTGGTTAATGacaatgcttttctgaaatgcttgacattttaatttgaatcccaattaaaataaaatgagatgtTTTTCATCCATCATGCTTTCTTTAAAGGATTACACTCATTTTCTGACTGGGTAGTCCAACATATGAGCAAAACCGTATAGGTTTTCTCTTTTACGAAATAAATGTAGGACTGTGATTTTCAAAACCAGAGCAAATGAATCAAAAGAAAGAGCTGAATAgttcttttaaaaacacaaaatataggTCATACTTCATTTTGACCATATGCATTGTAAAATTGCATTCGACAGCTTAAAAGGGTTTCACTGAATTTTGAAGTCATCTTTGGGGGTGTGTATCATATACGTGGGTGTGCATTCCACACGATTAATTATGGTAGGTCTAAgggtcaaaata
Coding sequences within:
- the exoc3l2a gene encoding exocyst complex component 3 — its product is MPIPKKLPGRSKSCHEFPRVNGELILPRLDMDLKDLNDLNDLKELHDLKDLNKNLNPFEDVDLDEDERNDSDRGLIMGEVRGNLQVRSSRDGEEEENELNAERHGAGNPRGKPRRGTLERICGVSPLKTLGKLGKGLRKSGRNVWGQNSPHYSPGDSNTLPTERERRKGVRRRSEGIMTLFRMTGRRKEERRESLPCGDLSADSEAEASRRSSFLRMVSLGKLKRESMSDKASQETEEEEEEEEPAVKTREPLSVLEILQLVNHRDLLLADTHIQELERECELLSLLPPPTSPILSPPFSSSSPPGIIPLSCSSLDDSLSSNATLDSSRRKEKDVELLYEALMREMWDVVRESLRQPSAGPNLGLVVLVIQQEEHADVTWALREESKPERDLDVVPQIQQNHRPRRMKMKWREAVAEAADWSLPHPVDTQAGQLASYLEGLRSRMVDDLDAAKRNAVSIYPEEFFAFQVYVESYHQAVAKRMRTLTVDPLQITDVYSLLDWFYNIYNRDVLGTIGTATPINYAALEPILPQETVDQLETECLDIVKENVKKELTQILDDEERRWAHTLHIEEYQSHLASSVIQRLKVDLDKSTSVNQFLGARVARFSLIGLADFLYSFQRKVEMFHETQAEFGDRGDGYVSRTIALVNSCPPLRSFVERCRQCDPQASEDSAKRANSSLDRIINQSVRVLADRLFEHIRPFFDKMIKRKWLNHTDPFEAIEASIKQHFKKFRRMDPPPYLTLVSEVHRRVLVEYVRAIMRGRLICTSSKMRKRMAFRLQDEAKQLKGLFKDLESSSSWLDSLICHLADIVLLEDTPSIQMEVAVLVKAFPDIRQKHVSTLLNIRGMMRQTERLEILNIVKDFQCSSPLICRDHAVFSEIPITSEMHCISLGFLRLAMAVTNWFSEHRPRRTCGRSARNMTPRSTESHDIEDANKFSREE